From Penicillium psychrofluorescens genome assembly, chromosome: 1, one genomic window encodes:
- a CDS encoding uncharacterized protein (ID:PFLUO_000878-T1.cds;~source:funannotate), which produces MTGHNVVAKILGELGLVTMWQSSRDIKLLCAQRFVRMFAYFGSTLILVSYLSAMGNSDDHIGLFMTLTLAGDVVISFFLTLYADSMGRRAVLSLGSILMAGSGVVFARFNNYWVLLAAAVLGVISPSGAEIGAFRAIEESTLAHLTPEEQLGDVFAWYSLIGTAGSALGSLICGWILTSLQSIYGWEFMPSCRAFFLVYAVIGVVKLLLTLTLSRKVEAAPKAKNQEAHAQTPDPRQENSETQPLLADQSRSDQAPPQKKNFFQSIEKDLWSLVIRLFILFGLDAFASGLATQSWMTSFFKRKFLLPEGELGTIFSISSIISAASMLVASSIAKRIGNVKTMVFTHLPSAVFLSLISVMPSLPLALTFLILRACSQSMDVAPRAAFLAAVLPADKRTAIMGAVNVVKTLSQTMGPLITGVLARNQLFGVSFIIAGCLKVIYDLGILFSFASEEAAKRKPTEQDEEQDER; this is translated from the exons ATGACTGGGCACAATGTGGTCGCTAAAATTCTGGGCGAGTTGGGCCTGGTCACCATGTGGCAGTCGTCGCGCGACATCAAGCTGCTGTGCGCCCAGCGCTTCGTGCGCATGTTTGCTTACTTCGGCTCCACGCTGATTCTGGTCTCGTATCTGTCGGCCATGGGCAATTCGGATGACCACATCGGTCTGTTCATGACGCTGACCCTGGCCGGTGATGTCGTGATCAGTttcttcctcaccctctATGCCGATTCCATGGGTCGCCGCGCGGTTTTGTCGCTCGGTTCCATCCTCATGGCCGGCAGCGGGGTTGTTTTTGCGCGATTCAACAATTACTGGGTGCTGTTGGCGGCCGCGGTCCTTGGTGTGATCAGTCCCAG TGGAGCTGAAATTGGCGCCTTCCGCGCCATCGAGGAGTCCACGCTGGCGCACCTCACGccggaggagcagctgggcgATGTTTTCGCCTGGTACTCCCTTATCGGCACCGCAGGCTCAGCCTTGGGAAGTTTAATCTGTGGATGGATCCTGACCTCGCTTCAGTCGATCTACGGTTGGGAATTTATGCCTTCGTGTCGCGCCTTCTTTCTGGTCTACGCGGTCATCGGCGTGGTCAAGCTTCTTTTGACCTTGACCCTGAGTCGTAAAGTGGAAGCCGCGCCGAAAGCAAAGAACCAAGAGGCTCACGCCCAGACGCCAGACCCTAGACAGGAGAATTCGGAAACCCAACCGTTGCTGGCCGACCAGAGTCGGTCTGATCAAGCCCCGCCGCAAAAGAAGAATTTCTTCCAATCCATCGAGAAAGATCTCTGGTCGCTTGTGATCCGACTGTTTATCCTGTTTGGGCTGGATGCCTTCGCGTCCGGTTTGGCAACGCA GTCCTGGATGACAAGCTTCTTCAAGCGCAAGTTCTTGCTGCCCGAGGGCGAACTTGgaaccatcttctccatcagCAGCATCATCTCAGCGGCGTCCATGCTAGTCGCATCTTCTATTGCCAAGCGCATCGGCAATGTCAAG ACCATGGTCTTTACGCACCTGCCATCGGCagtctttctctctctcatctccGTGATGCCCTCACTGCCGCTGGCACTGACCTTTCTGATTCTGCGAGCTTGCTCACAAAGCATGGATGTGGCCCCGCGGGCCGCATTCCTAGCCGCTGTGCTGCCCGCGGACAAGCGTACGGCGATCATGGGCGCCGTGAATGTGGTCAAAACCCTGAGTCAGACCATGGGGCCATTGATCACGGGCGTTCTGGCACGCAACCAGCTCTTTGGTGTCTCGTTTATTATCGCGGGTTGTTTGAAGGTGATCTATGACTTGGGGATACTGTTCAGTTTTGCGAGCGAAGAGGCTGCGAAGCGCAAGCCGACGGAGCAGGATGAGGAACAAGATGAACGGTAG
- a CDS encoding uncharacterized protein (ID:PFLUO_000879-T1.cds;~source:funannotate), translated as MAHPYPYPPIPADCVDRQGTLPVGSSPSPRELILVSKATSDEWGAKQEAAARALQEGSVTLNNERLHRTHHRSLAPCPFVYETTETTGNQIRVVGVSPNVPVYDTHAGGREIHIHPEFLLPQLSQLYSGSREDPLRRHINPRRFLTESDLELLRRFFPALNAVSEQPQEKNRQGPLGTLQKAIVEGTEYLWDRKARTQSIALLWRAMHDDADVEGRCVVSGSARGPTLGYGEKR; from the exons ATGGCGCATCCATACCCATACCCGCCCATCCCCGCCGATTGTGTAGATCGACAAGGGACGCTGCCAGTGGGTTCAAGCCCCTCGCCACGGGAATTGATTCTGGTGTCAA AAGCGACCTCCGACGAGTGGGGCGCTAAACAAGAGGCGGCTGCCAGAGCTCTGCAAGAGGGCTCCGTGACACTGAACAACGAGCGCCTGCATCGCACGCACCACCGCTCGCTGGCGCCATGTCCCTTCGTGTACGAGACGACCGAGACGACCGGCAACCAAATCCGGGTGGTGGGTGTCAGTCCCAATGTGCCGGTGTACGACACCCATGCCGGCGGCCGCGAGATCCACATCCACCCGGAATTCCTGCTGCCGCAACTGTCGCAGCTGTATAGCGGCAGTCGAGAGGATCCTCTGCGTCGTCACATCAATCCACGCCGGTTTCTCACCGAGTCGGACTTGGAACTGCTGCGCCGGTTCTTTCCCGCCCTCAATGCCGTCAGCGAACAGCCCCAGGAGAAGAACCGACAAGGGCCATTAGGCACTTTGCAGAAGGCCATAGTTGAAGGGACCGAGTATCTATGGGATCGCAAAGCGCGTACCCAGTCCATCGCCCTTCTCTGGCGGGCCATGCACGACGACGCCGACGTGGAAGGCCGATGTGTCGTCTCCGGTTCCGCCAGAGGACCAACCCTCGGATATGGA GAAAAACGGTGA
- a CDS encoding uncharacterized protein (ID:PFLUO_000880-T1.cds;~source:funannotate), translated as MPSEIPQPPGVPLLGNVFDVNPNETWNSLNKLAKQYGSIFKINALGTQIVFVGSVALLEEICDQKRFRKCVTGPVVEIRYAVHDSLFTAYEDEKSWGIAHRIMMPHLTQSATDDLFNDMAVVISDLTKKWSSGNKKKVLLTNDLDRMLMASCMQCFFGQRIHVMEGQEPPLLKAMDGATMEAMKRPTRPKLLNWLVYQRRFEKDTKTMRSFAAEVVKIGKENPETTRKYMLNALLNGTDPESGKKLEDSQVIDEIISVFIGAATAPNLVSYALYYLMQNPSCVTKACEEIDAVVGPNNKIDLAHLEKLNYVEAILRESIRLSATAPGFNVEPIPSKDKSPILLAGGEYQIPHDQTMIAVLNSVNRDPAVFEDPEAFKPERVLGEKWEKLPAGAKKGFGNGKRECIGKLWAWRWSFFTLASILKEVSFELADPKYDLHSNGAFSIKPLDFYGLVSPRQK; from the exons ATGCCCAGTGAAATCCCACAACCGCCCGGTGTCCCACTTCTGGGTAATGTGTTTGATGTCAACCCCAATGAGACGTGGAATTCGCTGAACAAGTTGGCCAAGCAATATG GCTCCATCTTCAAAATCAATGCCCTGGGCACGCAAATCGTCTTTGTCGGTAGCGTGGCGCTTCTCGAAGAAATCTGCGACCAGAAGCGGTTCCGCAAGTGCGTGACCGGACCCGTGGTGGAAATCCGATACGCCGTACACGACAGTCTGTTCACCGCTTACGAGGATGAAAAGAGTTGGGGCATCGCACATCGGATCATGATGCCGCACCTCACCCAGTCCGCGACTGACGATCTGTTCAACGACATGGCAGTTGTGATTTCGGACTTGACGAAGAAGTGGTCCTCGgggaacaagaagaaggtttTGCTCACAAACGACTTGGACCGAATGCTCATGGCGTCCTGCATGCAGTGTTTCTTCGGCCAGCGAATCCATGTCATGGAAGGCCAAGAACCTCCCCtgctcaaggccatggaTGGTGCCACCATGGAGGCGATGAAGCGGCCTACTCGGCCCAAGCTCCTAAACTGGCTGGTGTACCAGCGCCGCTTTGAGAAGGACACAAAGACCATGCGCAGTTTCGCGGCCGAGGTTGTGAAAATCGGGAAAGAAAACCCGGAGACTACACGCAAGTACATGCTGAATGCACTACTGAATGGCACGGATCCCGAGAGCGGAAAGAAGCTCGAGGACTCACAGGTGATCGATGAGATCATCAGCGTTTTCATCGGTGCCGCGACGGCACCGAACCTCGTATCATACGCTCTGTATTATCTCATGCAGAACCCGTCCTGCGTCACCAAGGCCTGCGAGGAAATCGATGCGGTGGTTGGACCGAACAACAAGATCGACCTGGCTCAcctcgagaagctcaactATGTCGAAGCCATCCTGCGTGAGTCGATCCGTCTATCCGCTACAGCACCCGGCTTCAACGTCGAGCCGATTCCCTCAAAGGACAAGAGCCCCATACTCCTAGCGGGTGGTGAGTACCAGATACCTCATGACCAGACTATGATTGCCGTCCTCAACTCCGTGAACCGCGACCCAGCCGTTTTCGAAGACCCCGAAGCGTTCAAGCCTGAGCGTGTTCTCGGCGAGAAGTGGGAGAAGCTTCCTGCGGGAGCGAAGAAGGGATTCGGTAATGGCAAGCGCGAGTGTATCGGCAAACTCTGGGCGTGGCGGTGGTCGTTCTTCACCCTTGCCAGTATTCTTAAGGAAGTTTCCTTCGAGCTGGCGGATCCGAAGTACGATTTGCACTCCAACGGTGCGTTCAGCATCAAGCCTCTGGATTTTTATGGGTTGGTCAGCCCACGGCAGAAGTAA
- a CDS encoding uncharacterized protein (ID:PFLUO_000881-T1.cds;~source:funannotate), whose translation MQFSKSLLLLTALTTGTLAAPKGFERRQASSTASAAPSSSSSAAGGSWSSTPSSGQYSTSGFGSQTSDSGSGVSYAGNVGNPYGSNIIQVSESDASQYQYVAQFNGPSSGSWTVAIWNKIGPDGQMDGWFGHAVQTFTISSGETTYVAFDSDSQGGWAAASGSIPTDSNGGYASTWGEFDFGSSGNSGWSGFDVSAIAAQNAGLEVQGMQICDVLSNTCSSMTENAGSVDNAYTTAQTDVGGIGGNISGGAVRLAVALDYSG comes from the coding sequence ATGCAATTCTCCAAGTCTCTCCTGCTGCTGACAGCCCTCACCACCGGTACCCTCGCTGCTCCCAAGGGCTTCGAGCGCCGCCAGGCCAGCTCTACTGCCTCTGCCGCGccgtcttcctcatcttctgctGCCGGTGGCTCGTGGTCCTCGACTCCCTCGAGCGGTCAGTACTCCACGTCGGGCTTCGGCAGCCAGACTAGCGATTCTGGCAGTGGCGTGAGCTACGCCGGTAACGTCGGCAATCCCTACGGCAGCAACATCATCCAGGTGTCCGAGTCGGACGCCAGCCAGTACCAGTACGTTGCTCAGTTCAACGGTCCTAGCTCTGGCTCCTGGACCGTCGCCATCTGGAACAAGATCGGCCCCGACGGCCAGATGGACGGCTGGTTCGGCCACGCGGTGCAGACCTTCACCATCTCCTCTGGCGAGACCACGTACGTTGCCTTCGATTCCGACTCCCAGGGTGGCTGGGCTGCCGCCTCCGGCTCCATCCCCACTGACTCCAATGGTGGCTACGCCTCCACCTGGGGTGAGTTCGACTTCGGCTCTTCTGGCAACAGTGGCTGGTCTGGCTTCGACGTCTCTGCCATCGCTGCCCAGAATGCCGGCCTCGAGGTCCAGGGCATGCAGATCTGCGACGTCCTCTCCAACACCTGCTCCTCCATGACCGAGAACGCTGGCTCCGTCGACAACGCCTACACCACTGCCCAGACTGatgtcggtggcatcggtGGCAACATCTCTGGCGGTGCTGTCCGTCTCGCTGTCGCCCTCGACTACAGCGGTTAA
- a CDS encoding uncharacterized protein (ID:PFLUO_000882-T1.cds;~source:funannotate): MVVLKVGIIVAMALAAMSSAQSANPGVGINPKAQGATTDVTESTGPNGSEDWLNTGIKGDGWNPPFMTLEDIYHISLQDFYNGTGARCVRYNKFFQSAGLKYNVDPVILAVIAMQESSCNAHAGGPTPGLMQVSCANYPHHKCTNSTQDNVDAGTKYLRSQIDAAGGNAIQAFGSYNGWFTAGSGLNGNKGLTQDYPCSSEGQANGEPQNLDYLHQVLNGWLMGLDVYGSDNWIGTYKCDQSCSDGSLC, encoded by the exons ATGGTCGTCCTCAAAGTTGGTATTATCGTTGCCATGGCCCTTGCAGCCATGTCCAGTGCCCAATCTGCCAACCCTGGTGTAGGAATAAACCCTAAAGCCCAAGGCGCAACCACCGACGTGACGGAAAGCACGGGTCCCAATGG ATCCGAGGATTGGCTGAATACTGGAATCAAGGGCGATGGCTGGAACCCTCCCTTCATGACTCTGGAAGACATCTATCATATCTCGCTCCAGGACTTTTATAACGGTACTGGGGCGCGGTGTGTACGATACAATAAGTTCTTCCAGAGCGCAGGACTCAAATACAATGTTGACCCTGTCATCTTGGCCGTGATTGCTATGCAGGAATCTTCATGCAACGCGCATGCTGGTGGGCCGACCCCAGGTCTCATGCAGGTCTCTTGCGCCAACTATCCCCACCACAAATGCACCAACTCGACTCAGGATAACGTGGATGCGGGTACAAAATATCTCAGATCGCAGATCGACGCAGCTGGTGGGAATGCCATTCAGGCCTTTGGCTCGTATAACGGCTGGTTCACGGCGGGCAGTGGGCTGAATGGCAACAAGGGTCTTACTCAAGACTACCCTTGTTCGTCGGAAGGCCAGGCCAATGGTGAGCCCCAGAACTTGGATTACTTGCATCAGGTTCTGAATGGGTGGTTGATGGGATTGGATGTGTACGGGTCTGATAACTGGATTGGCACTTACAAGTGTGATCAGTCCTGCAGTGATGGAAGCCTGTGTTAG
- a CDS encoding uncharacterized protein (ID:PFLUO_000883-T1.cds;~source:funannotate): MASMKAQNEVLYYKLLQTHLKEMFSVIYTPTEGEAIQNYSRLFRKPEGCFLNIKDQDRIEENLAQFERTEDVDYIVVSDGEEILGIGDQGIGAILISVAKLVLTTICAGVHPSRQLPVVLDCGTDNEELLNDDLYLGLRQRRVRGPEYDEFVDKFVKAARQRFPKALIHFEDFGLQNAKRILDKFQTQIPCFNDDIQGTGCVTLAAMMAGLYVSKVKMEDVRVVIFGAGTAGTGIADQISDTIATKTHKSKTDASNQIWCIDKPGLLVKSLGDRLTPAQQSFARDNSEWPEGQGLDLLSVVKHVKPHVLIGTSTKPKAFTKEIIQEMAKHVERPIVFPLSNPTRLHEAKPEDIYEWTEGRALVATGSPFPPVEYQGVKHEIGIGLGAVLSRCRLLSKKMLVAAVEALKATSPALQDSNRPLLPDVEDVREISVDIAAAVIKCAVDEGLAQEEGIPTNDADLKEWIRVQMWDAAYRPLRFLFQGITNPLASVPGPEISKWTDAAYWYYWLRGEILPYIHSLHEQYGPIVRINTFQVDINDLHSAKEIHKTHSPFVKGNLYRRFIVNNIENIFSTANRQFHASRRRLLASAMSDSSLTRHEPLVHMRASMAVDGITRELKTRGASDVFKWWLFFATDVIGELTFGESFQMLEAGEKNQYSMDLEQISAIQPFRVVFPNLIKIGRYLPIPFFNKVAACGKRFAMYPRKCIERYKQILAENPENPKLTLFTKVFDAEKSGMTETDIQNEAQGYIIAGSDTTAVSLTYLTYAVCRDTRIRDKLVAELGKLPEGYTDKDLRNLPYLNHVIDETLRLYSAAHGALPRVVPPEGAQFNGYYISGGLTVSTSAYCLHRVAGVYPDPER; encoded by the exons ATGGCGAGCATGAAGGCTCAGAATGAAGTACTTTACTACAAG CTTTTGCAAACTCATCTCAAAGAGATGTTCAGTGTGATTTATACACCGACTGAAGGTGAAGCTATTCAAAATTACTCGCGACTGTTTCGAAAGCCGGAGGGATGCTTTTTGAACATCAAGGATCAGGATCGGATTGAGGAAAACTTGGCCCAATTCGAGAGGACGGAGGATGTTGACTATATTGTGGTCagcgatggagaagag ATCCTGGGCATTGGAGATCAGGGTATCGGGGCCATTCTCATCTCGGTCGCCAAGCTAGTGCTTACAACCATCTGCGCTGGAGTTCATCCTTCTCGACAGCTTCCAGTGGTGCTGGATTGCGGAACCGAT AACGAAGAGCTTCTGAATGATGACTTATACTTAGGGCTCCGACAACGCAGGGTCCGGGGCCCGGAGTACGACGAGTTCGTTGACAAATTTGTGAAGGCTGCCCGGCAGCGTTTTCCTAAGGCGCTGATTCATTT CGAGGATTTCGGGCTGCAGAACGCAAAGAGAATCCTTGACAAGTTTCAAACACAGATTCCGTGCTTCAACGATGACATTCAAGGCACTGGATGCGTCACGCTtgcagccatgatggcgggaCTATACGTTAGCAAGGTCAAGATGGAAGATGTCCGTGTCGTGATCTTTGGTGCCGGCACAGCGGGCACTGGAATCGCGGACCAAATCTCTGACACCATTGCAACAAAGACTCATAAGTCTAAGACGGATGCTTCCAACCAGATATG GTGCATTGATAAACCAGGACTGCTCGTCAAATCGCTTGGAGACAGGCTAACCCCAGCCCAGCAGTCATTTGCACGCGATAACAGTGAGTGGCCTGAAGGTCAAGGGCTTGATCTTCTGTCAGTGGTGAAGCATGTCAAGCCCCATGTGCTTATTGGAACGTCCACGAAGCCGAAAGCATTCACAAAGGAGATCATCCAAGAAATGGCTAAGCATGTAGAACGTCCAATTGTGTTTCCGCTGAGCAATCCAACACGGCTACATGAGGCAAAACCCGAAGACATCTATGAGTGGACCGAAGGTCGAGCTCTGGTCGCCACAGGCAGTCCATTCCCTCCGGTGGAATACCAGGGCGTGAAACATGAAATCG GAATTGGTCTTGGAGCTGTTTTGTCACGGTGCCGCCTATTATCCAAAAAGATGCTTGTGGCAGCTGTGGAGGCACTGAAGGCAACATCACCCGCTCTTCAAGATTCCAATCGACCGCTGTTGCCCGACGTTGAGGATGTGCGCGAGATCAGTGTCGACATCGCCGCGGCTGTGATCAAGTGCGCCGTGGACGAGGGGCTTGCCCAAGAGGAAGGAATTCCAACAAACGATGCAGATTTGAAGGAATGGATTCGGGTCCAAATGTGGGATGCTGCGTATCGGCCTCTG AGATTTTTGTTCCAAGGAATCACAAATCCTCTTGCGAGTGTACCAGGTCCAGAAATCTCGAAGTGGACGGACGCGGCCTATTGGTATTACTGGCTCCGCGGCGAGATCCTGCCCTATATTCATTCACTTCACGAACAGTATG GCCCTATAGTTCGCATCAACACATTCCAGGTCGACATCAACGATCTTCATAGCGCGAAAGAAATCCACAAAACCCACAGCCCGTTTGTGAAGGGAAATTTGTATCGTAGGTTCATTGTGAACAACATTgagaacatcttctccacgGCCAATCGGCAATTCCATGCTAGTCGTCGTCGGTTGCTGGCATCGGCAATGTCGGATTCGTCGCTAACGCGCCATGAACCTTTGGTCCATATGCGAGCCAGTATGGCTGTTGATGGGATCACGAGAGAACTCAAGACAAGGGGTGCTTCCGATGTTTTCAAATGGTGGTTATTCTTTGCGACTGATGTCATCGGCGAGCTGACCTTTGGAGAGTCGTTCCAAATGCTAGAGGCGGGCGAG AAAAACCAATATTCTATGGATCTAGAACAGATTTCGGCCATCCAGCCCTTCCGGGTAGTCTTCCCTAATCTGATCAAGATAGGACGCTATCTGCCTATCCCATTTTTCAACAAAGTTGCTGCATGCGGAAAGAGATTCGCAATGTATCCTAGGAAGTGTATTGAGCGATATAAACAGATTCTCGCCGAGAATCCGGAAAATCCAAAGCTTACACTGTTTACAAAGGTTTTTGATGCTGAAAAGAGTGGTATGACCGAGACAGATATCCAGAATGAAGCCCAGGGTTACATTATCGCTGGTAGTGATACCACCGCAGTTTCTCTCACCTATCTCACTTACGCCGTCTGTCGTGATACCCGCATTCGAGACAAACTTGTGGCTGAGCTGGGCAAACTCCCAGAAGGGTATACGGACAAGGATCTCCGAAATCTTCCATACCTCAACCATGTTATTGACGAAACGTTGCGCTTATACTCTGCTGCTCATGGTGCGTTGCCAAGAGTTGTCCCACCAGAAGGTGCTCAATTCAATGGATACTATATAAGTGGTGGATTGACAGTGTCGACCAGTGCTTACTGTCTTCATCGTGTGGCTGGGGTTTACCCTGATCCAGAGAGGTAG
- a CDS encoding uncharacterized protein (ID:PFLUO_000884-T1.cds;~source:funannotate), whose amino-acid sequence MPRAEIGSTKDLGNKIKSKGLGRLRWYCQACERQMRDENGFKCHVQSESHVRQMLLIGENSGKAIREFSNEFKKNFIDLLRTTHGEKQVHINHFYQQVIAEKTHVHMNSTEWKSLSQFAAHLGREGICRVEETEKGLFVSWIDNSPETMRKREAIMKKERQDKGDEEREQKLIQEQIERAQRNAEKIEEDDPEAKLLQRKEGEKVKLNIGFGSKPATEKLPSPPTTNSPESKDDTEADMPSTDPPAPPSQAPAKLSLSFGAQKPKNVFASSKKNPLAGKKGSLLAAPKKMSEQERIMKAEMEAMERKRPRPDSKFTNTKRPKIS is encoded by the exons ATGCCCCGCGCTGAGATAGGAAGTACAAAAGATCTGGGCAATAAGATCAAATCCAAGGGATTAGGTCGACTACGCTGGTACTGCCAAGCCTG TGAACGTCAAATG AGAGATGAGAATGGCTTCAAGTGTCACGTTCAAAGCGAAAGTCACGTCAGACAAATGCTGCTTATCGGCGAGAACTCTGGAAAAGCAATCCGGGAGTTTTCAAACGAGTTCAAAAAGAACTTCATCGACTTGCTGAGGACGACCCACGGGGAAAAACAGGTCCACATAAACCATTTCTACCAACAAGTCATTGCAGAAAAAACA CACGTGCACATGAACAGTACCGAGTGGAAGTCACTATCCCAGTTTGCCGCGCACCTCGGGAGAGAGGGAATTTGTCGCGTCGAGGAGACAGAGAAAGGACTATTCGTATCATGGATCGATAACAGCCCCGAGACTATGCGGAAGCGCGAAGCAATCATGAAAAAGGAGCGACAGGATAAAGGTGATGAAGAGAGGGAACAGAAGTTGATCCAGGAGCAAATTGAACGGGCTCAGCGcaatgcggagaagatcgaaGAAGACGATCCGGAAGCGAAATTATTGCAGCGcaaggaaggagagaaagtGAAGTTGAATATTGGGTTTGGATCTAAACCAGCCACCGAAAAGCTCCCATCGCCACCGACGACGAATTCCCCCGAGTCCAAGGATGATACCGAAGCGGATATGCCCAGCACCGATCCTCCTGCGCCTCCTTCCCAGGCTCCTGCGAAGCTATCGCTGTCATTTGGTGCTCAGAAGCCGAAAAATGTTTTTgcttcatcgaagaagaatccaTTGGCAGGGAAGAAAGGGTCTCTTCTGGCTGCTCCCAAGAAGATGTCGGAGCAGGAGAGAATTATgaaggccgagatggagGCCATGGAGCGGAAACGGCCTCGTCCGGATTCTAAATTTACCAACACCAAGCGGCCAAAGATCTCGTGA
- a CDS encoding uncharacterized protein (ID:PFLUO_000885-T1.cds;~source:funannotate): MPPFKDEHILLIAPGSQTTLAQLGLPETFTPARFRFPTRMFPAAEKGEYEPYRIRERRQEAKISNGTDRLKEDVEMKDAEPAAQEGTANGETTDKPATTEGAEQSEGAVEIENKEEPKTVEEILYEEDVTSDQGAIYPIENGRIVDWPCFFAHLTHIYNTLSPPFHTPIMLIAQPVWSARDREAITQFVFEKFKAPAFSLMDSALAVCYGYGTSTATIIDVGKGKVDVTAVTDFAVNEHGRGIALEGCGGDAMTDRLVELLGSKGFTREMCEQLKRSNITEILPPGTPIPGDAATARQGANPAAAASTGADGTTNSVPRGPGDGTQAGTEDNNAEDDEGVLDVAAIVSGNTTEYLANMEKEKATNKKGAVEPKQARLPNSKKEKASFQFEEFVPLEGDDAVVNGSRRYIRHSREVEVSVERFLTATPRQQSEDRLTSGVLEDIATQIHHTILAVPDATKRSELWDSLVIVGNGSKVRGFTQALLGVITQKFMLSPSGTIFTSEIPSTFTTPMPTGGTNTPAPMGQPGPMYHPAAHGVNPLLVAATHNNPGMPQMTPGTPSMDLSHHRSSGHSQTPNSVKTLKLPEYFPDFKDQGNSNAPGASGNAGGAAGGPGASQGGRGMEEAVFLGAQMAAKVFFVLDQGLSKGYMSRVEYNENGPSAIHEFVL; the protein is encoded by the exons ATGCCGCCCTTCAAGGATGAGCATATTCTG TTAATTGCGCCAGGTTCTCAGACGACcctggcgcagctgggtCTACCCGAAACATTCACGCCCGCGCGATTCCGTTTCCCCACGCGCATGTTCCCTGCTGCGGAGAAGGGTGAATACGAGCCATATCGGATCCGTGAGAGGCGCCAGGAGGCCAAGATCAGCAATGGCACCGACAGGCTGAAGGAAGATGTGGAGATGAAAGACGCCGAGCCTGCTGCGCAAGAGGGCACGGCAAATGGCGAGACGACCGACAAGCCCGCGACCACCGAAGGGGCGGAGCAGAGCGAAGGCGCTGTTGAGATTgaaaacaaagaagagcCCAAGACCGTCGAAGAGATCCTCTATGAGGAGGACGTGACGTCCGATCAAGGCGCCATTTATCCCATTGAGAATGGGCGCATCGTCGACTGGCCCTGTTTCTTTGCGCATTTGACACATATTTATAATACCCTGAGCCCGCCTTTCCATACCCCGATCATGCTCATCGCTCAACCCGTCTGGTCTGCCCGGGATCGCGAGGCCATCACCCAATTCGTCTTTGAGAAATTCAAGGCCCCTGCCTTCAGTCTTATGGACTCCGCGCTCGCCGTTTGCTATGGCTACGGCACTTCGACTGCAACTATCATCGATGTTGGAAAGGGCAAGGTGGACGTGACTGCCGTAACGGATTTTGCAGTCAACGAACACGGAAGAGGAATCGCGCTGGAAGGttgtggaggagatgctATGACCGACCGACTCGTGGAGCTGCTTGGTTCCAAGGGTTTCACAAGGGAGATGTGCGAGCAGCTCAAACGAAGCAACATCACCGAGATTCTCCCTCCGGGAACCCCGATCCCTGGCGATGCAGCTACTGCTCGACAGGGCGCCAACCCAGCTGCAGCCGCGTCGACAGGAGCAGATGGCACAACTAATTCCGTTCCTCGGGGCCCTGGGGACGGCACTCAAGCTGGGACGGAAGATAATAATgcggaggatgatgaaggcgTGTTAGATGTCGCGGCCATTGTCAGTGGTAATACCACCGAGTATCTTGCCAAcatggaaaaagagaaggcCACAAACAAGAAGGGCGCGGTGGAGCCGAAGCAAGCTCGCTTGCCCAattccaagaaggaaaaggcgTCCTTCCAGTTTGAAGAGTTTGTCCCGTTGGAGGGAGACGATGCCGTGGTCAATGGTTCCCGACGCTATATTCGGCATTCGAGGGAAGTTGAAGTGAGCGTCGAGCGCTTCCTGACTGCAACGCCTCGGCAGCAGTCTGAAGACCGTTTGACGAGCGGCGTTCTAGAGGACATTGCAACCCAGATCCACCACACCATTCTGGCCGTCCCCGACGCCACAAAACGGAGCGAGCTGTGGGACTCCCTGGTTATTGTCGGAAACGGCAGCAAAGTCAGAG GCTTCACCCAGGCTTTGCTCGGTGTCATTACCCAAAAGTTCATGCTCTCCCCATCTGGCACGATCTTCACATCTGAAATCCCCTCGACCTTCACTACCCCCATGCCCACCGGTGGAACGAATACACCGGCTCCGATGGGCCAACCGGGGCCCATGTATCACCCTGCCGCGCATGGTGTCAATCCGCTCCTGGTAGCAGCCACTCACAACAATCCGGGGATGCCCCAGATGACCCCGGGCACCCCATCGATGGACCTATCACATCACCGCTCGTCCGGCCACTCCCAGACTCCAAACTCTGTCAAGACCCTTAAGCTTCCCGAGTATTTTCCCGACTTTAAGGACCAGGGCAACAGCAACGCCCCTGGCGCCAGCGGCAATGCGGGCGGCGCAGCCGGCGGACCGGGAGCATCCCAGGGTGGTCGTGGCATGGAGGAGGCCGTGTTTCTTGGGGCTCAGATGGCCGCCAAAGTCTTCTTTGTCCTCGACCAGGGTCTCAGCAAAGGCTACATGAGTCGTGTGGAGTACAATGAGAATGGACCGTCGGCAATCCACGAATTCGTCCTGTGA